The Leptospiraceae bacterium DNA segment TACGAGCTTCTAGGAATAATTTTTCTTCTAAAAGTGTCTGTGCGAGTGAGTTTCTATTTAACAAATGTTCTGGATTTTTATATTTAGATTCAATGAATGTTACTAACGCAAGTTCTGTATTCCCCATTTTTTTATAAATTAAACCCATTTGATAAAATAAATCTGAATCATTAGGAAAATGCGTTATACCCTTTCGTAAAACTAAAAGAGCGTTTTCCAAATTTCCTTTCTGAGAATAAATAGAGGATAATGTTAAATAAACGTCTAAGTTATTGTTTTCTAATTCTTGACTTTTTTGGAGATACTCTTTTGCTCGATCTAAATCGCCATTTAAAAAATATGTATTCCCTAATTTTGTCAATATCGGAACTGACTGGGAGTTTATTTCCAAAACATTGAGATAATTTTGAATAGCCTTTGGATAATTTTTTATTCTAAAAAATTCATCTCCTTTTTCAAGTGACTGAGTTAACTTTATTTTTTTTTTGAGTTCGATAATATCTATTTTTGAATCAGCTAATTTAGCTTTTGCAAAATATTCATCAGCAATACTATATTCCTTCCTTTCAAAACAAACATCACCCAAATGTAAATATATCTGAGATTTATTCGTAAAATTCTCTTCCTTTATTTTTTTAAACTCTGCATAAGATTCATCCCATTTTTTAAGAGACTTTAATTCAAGTGCATATTTAAAAGTATATTGGCCGTTCTTCGGATAATTTTTTCGTAATTTTTCATAGATAGTAAGAGCATTTTCATTTTCACCAAGAGAAGTCTTAACTAAAGCTTGAGTTGATAGTATTTTTTCATTCAATGGGTTTAAAGATAAACCTAAATTTAAAACTTCATCTGCTTTTGTTAATTCATCTTGTTTAATATAACTAAGACCCAATAAATAATAACCGTCTTCTGTCTGTTTGATAGAATTAGCTTTTTTATAAACTTCAATTGATTCTTGAATTTTATTTTTATGGTATAACTCATTTCCTTCACTTAATAAGTTTTTTACTTTTGCTGAATTATTTTGGACTTCTAGTCGACTAGTCGCAAATTCTTCCTTTGCCCCAATCAAAAATCCTGACATAGAATTACAATCTATAAAAAAAGAGATGATGACTACTATTGATAGTTTTAAAATCATTCTATACATTGGATTTTATTTATTGGTACACAACTTACAAAATCTCCGAAGTTTGAATACAACACAAAATAACCGCATTTCTCTGAAAAAATATTTTTACAAAGTTTCAATCTTTAATTCTTTTCTGGCTTTAAAAGTTGAATGTATTTTGGATACTTAATCCATAAATAACGAAGTGCATTAACCTTCGGAGATGCATTGCCTCTCAGTAAGATTGAAATTTTCCATGTATCCGAAAAATCAATTTCATCTTCATAAATATTTTTATCTTTCAAGAAAATTGAAATTTTATTATTTTCTTTGTCAGTAATAATTTTAAAACTGCGGTTCGGTTCGTTGACTTGCGGCTCATAGGTATATGCCGCAATTGAATTTCCATTGGAAGGAAATTTGTAAATAAAAACTTTTTCTTTTTCTGCTTCCAAAGTAAAAATAGAATTTTTAGTCATAAGGGAGAAAGAGACATTCCCTGAACCCATTTCGGACGGCAGAAAAAAGGCAGAACTTATCTCCATTGAATCAGGAAGAATCGGTTGACTAACTATCCCTTTTGGTTTGTCAATTACTAGACCACTACGATTTTCGAATGTTAAGTTTCCCGAATAATTAACATTAACCCCACCTAATACGGGCGACCAAAAATCGACCGATGCAGAAGAAAACGCGTCATAAAGTTCCATTGGAAAAAATAAAGAGGTAATATTCTTTGGTTCAACATCTACATCAAATTCTCGAAGAGTTATATTCGATTTTTTACTTTCATGGTATTTGGAAAATTCCATTTTATATTTTCCGGGATTGATGCCGTATAAAAAAAATGGAGTTTCCCCTTTTACTTCTTTATTCCACGAAACTTTTAATCCTTTTGGAAAACTAAATAATTTTAAAGATCCGACACTTAAATCATCTTCCCATTCATGGATTAAATTTACTTCTTCACCGGATCTCGTGAGAATTTTTTTATTAACAGACGGTATACCAGTTTTTTTATAAGTAATTTGATGTGGGCCGTCCGGAACCATCATGCGCCTAACAGGGAGTTTCCCAATTTCTCTTCCATCTAAATAAAATATAGTATCGCTAGAAGAAGATGACACATTTAAATGGGCAGATACTGTAGAACGCAGTAATGCTATTTGTAAATTTCGATCTGGACGTTTTACAAATTTTAGAATCGGGACTTTGATCTCTTCTAATACTTTTATTTTATTCTCTGCTTTATATAATTCTAATTTTGCTTTTGAATCTGGTTGACCCGGAAGAATTACAGCCATTTCAAATTCGATCGATCCATATTCTTTTTGGTTTACAGGATCTATTAAAGTTTGTTTTACTCTTAAACTTTCTCCATCATAACCTAAGTCTGTATTGATAAATGAATCAATGTCTTGTTCTAAAAATTCTTTTCTAAGATTTTCTTGGCTTTTCCATGCGTCAATTGGAACTTTTACTTCTTTGGATTCTGTGTTTTGCCAAAACAAACGATTTTCTTGATGAAAAACCGCGATTAATTCATTATTAAAACCTGCCGGAAATAAAATAGGAGCAAATGTAAAAAATGGTTTTTTCTTGGATGATTTTCTAGATTTATAATCTTTCTCATCAAATACAAGTGGAGCTTCCGTTACAACAGTATTCTCAAAGACAACTTCTGGTTTCTCCATTTTGGAAGATACACCTGTCAATGTGGTAACTGATGAACATCCCCCAATAACAAATAATAAAATTAATATTCTAATAACGTAAATAAAACTCAATTTCGCCCCCTCGCAGAAATTAGAACCCGCATTTGAAAAAATATTCTAATCGCGTAAGTCAAATAAAAATAATAACGTAAGCATCGAATGATGATCTACCCAATTTAGGATTTCTTTTTTTAATCCAGACTTTGCATGAAACCCAATCCCGATTCCTGCCTCAAGAATCATTAAAGAGTCATTGGAACCGTCGCCAACCGCTACCGTTTGCGAAATCGGGATTTTATTTTCCTCTCTATGAAATACGAGAAGTTCCCTTTTCCGATTCTTATTTACGATTGTTCCTATAACGTTCCCAGTCGTAAACCCATCTTTCATTTCCAAGGAATTCGCAGAATACATATCAATCGAGAACTTTTTTGCAAATTTTTCTATAACCGGAATAAATCCACCGCTAAAAATAGCAATTTTGGCGTTTTCACTTTGCAGTAACGGTAGAACTTCTTCTACACCTTCACTAGGTGTCAATTTTTCAAAAATTTCTTGGAATGTAGAATTTCCTAACCCATTTAAATAACTGCATCGTTTACGAAGTGCGGAATCAAAATCTAAATTACCTTCCATCGCCTCTTTAGTCACAGCGGAGACTAAATCGTACACACCTTTTTTTCGTGCAAGCTCATCTATCACTTCTTCTTTAATTAAAGTAGAATCCATATCAAAAGTAAAGAGTGAACTTTGGGTTCTATCAAGTAATTGTTCAACGAACAATACATCAATTTTTTGCGGAGCAAATTTTTCTCGCAAATGAACAAGCTCTTCCTTCGAAAAAATTCCATCTGTTTCAAAATAATGGGCAAATATATTTTGTATAGAACTAGAATATCTATAACCAACCGAATTAGAATAGGAAATCAACTCATCCTTAATCGGGAGAGGATTTCCAGAAAAGGAAATAAAAATAAGCATGTATTTACTTAAGTAATGGTCTGACTAACTGACCTATAACCTCGTATCCTTTTTCATTAAAGTGAATTTTGTCCATTTTGCCTAAGCCAAAATACCGAATATATTCCTCTTTGATAACTGGCAAATCCGGATCGCGCATATATTTCCATAAATCTAAATAAGTAAAATTATACTCTCTAGATAATTCTTGTATATTTGCATTTAGAACGGGAACTATCGCATTTAGTCTAGTATCTTTTGTGGGCGGAATAGAAAGAAATACGATTTTTATGTTTTTATTAAAATTTCGAATATCCTCAACAATGCCGCGGATATTTTTTTCCGTATAGGAAAGACATTTTCCAAATATTAAGTCATTCCCACCAATTTCAATGATTATGACTTTTGGATTCAAAGCAAAAACATTGTCTGGAAGCCGAGCACGGAGTCCTTCTGTCATATCACCGCCAATTCCGCGTGTGACTATACTCTGGTTTGGAAACTCTTTTTGAACGAGTCTCTCTTCAAATAATTGAATCAAACTATTTCCAACGATGACTGCGTTAGAAGATTTAATCTTTAGATTTTCTTCGTTGTATTTTTGCCGGAGAACGTCCCAGCCAAGTGTTTTGTAGCGGCTGTACAGGTCTGGATTTCTCCAGCCTGCATCTGCCAAACATTGAAAATTCGGATCATGGTAGTTAAAGAAGTCGTGTTTTCCTTTCCCAAAAGGAAAACTAGAACACCCAATGAAAAAACCAATAAAACAAACAATGATACTATTTCTTAATATCATCTTCCTTTGGCTCATTCATTCTAAATCTCTTATGCCAATCAGCAATCTGAGACTGTACATACTGCTCAGTATCACAAATTCTGAACTCAATAGGGTGATTTGTTGCTGCATCAATAAGTTTAGCCTCAATGTAACCGTTCTTCAACTTACTAATTTCTATTTTGTACCTCATAATTAAGTCCTCCAAATAACCGTAATTGTCAGGTTTTATTTTACCTTTGACCTTTCAATCTCTTCTAATGTTTCTTTTTCTTTATATTTCATAAAAAGGACAATAGCAAGAAAGCAAAAAAAGGCTGCAACCGGGCCAGTTAAACGAATTCCTAGAGGATTAGCAGAATCTCTTCCTAAGAGTAACAGACTCGTAAAGAGTAAAATTGCAATTGTCTGCCCAAACTTTTGCATGAGAGTACGACCTGCATAAAAAAGTCCTTCTCTTCTTGAACCCGTCTTAATAGCGTCTAACTCCGCAATATCCGCAAGAATTGCATTCGGTAGAATTCCAAGAATCGCCATTGGAATAGCGGCTACGATTACAATCATATAGGCTTGTAATAATTTAGGAAGTGGAACTCCTTCGCCCAGAAAGTAAATGAAAATAAATAGAGATAGAAATACGGCAAATCCAAATAATACAACTGGTTTTTTCCCAATTTTCCTAGCCGCGACGTTTACTACAGGATACAAAACGAAAGAAAAAATCCCGAGCACTGTCATAAGCTCTCCCTGCATTCTTTCTTCTTGGGCAAGTAGAACAGTTACATAATAGATGAGTCCAGTTTGTAAAATCGTTACACTTAAAAAATACGCAAAATCAGAAAGTGCAAAGTAGAGAAAACTTTTGTTTTTAAAGGTAAGAATTAAAGCTTCTTTGAAAGGAACATTGGACGGCTCTGACTCGCAGTATTTTTTTTCGTCTATGGCGAATACTGGAAAATACATACAGAATGTGGCAAATCCACAAAATAGTCCAAGTGTCCACTGCATCGCTTGGACTTTGTTTAGTCCAAGACTTGGCTCTTC contains these protein-coding regions:
- a CDS encoding PEGA domain-containing protein, whose translation is MSFIYVIRILILLFVIGGCSSVTTLTGVSSKMEKPEVVFENTVVTEAPLVFDEKDYKSRKSSKKKPFFTFAPILFPAGFNNELIAVFHQENRLFWQNTESKEVKVPIDAWKSQENLRKEFLEQDIDSFINTDLGYDGESLRVKQTLIDPVNQKEYGSIEFEMAVILPGQPDSKAKLELYKAENKIKVLEEIKVPILKFVKRPDRNLQIALLRSTVSAHLNVSSSSSDTIFYLDGREIGKLPVRRMMVPDGPHQITYKKTGIPSVNKKILTRSGEEVNLIHEWEDDLSVGSLKLFSFPKGLKVSWNKEVKGETPFFLYGINPGKYKMEFSKYHESKKSNITLREFDVDVEPKNITSLFFPMELYDAFSSASVDFWSPVLGGVNVNYSGNLTFENRSGLVIDKPKGIVSQPILPDSMEISSAFFLPSEMGSGNVSFSLMTKNSIFTLEAEKEKVFIYKFPSNGNSIAAYTYEPQVNEPNRSFKIITDKENNKISIFLKDKNIYEDEIDFSDTWKISILLRGNASPKVNALRYLWIKYPKYIQLLKPEKN
- the serB gene encoding phosphoserine phosphatase SerB, yielding MLIFISFSGNPLPIKDELISYSNSVGYRYSSSIQNIFAHYFETDGIFSKEELVHLREKFAPQKIDVLFVEQLLDRTQSSLFTFDMDSTLIKEEVIDELARKKGVYDLVSAVTKEAMEGNLDFDSALRKRCSYLNGLGNSTFQEIFEKLTPSEGVEEVLPLLQSENAKIAIFSGGFIPVIEKFAKKFSIDMYSANSLEMKDGFTTGNVIGTIVNKNRKRELLVFHREENKIPISQTVAVGDGSNDSLMILEAGIGIGFHAKSGLKKEILNWVDHHSMLTLLFLFDLRD
- a CDS encoding lipase, with amino-acid sequence MILRNSIIVCFIGFFIGCSSFPFGKGKHDFFNYHDPNFQCLADAGWRNPDLYSRYKTLGWDVLRQKYNEENLKIKSSNAVIVGNSLIQLFEERLVQKEFPNQSIVTRGIGGDMTEGLRARLPDNVFALNPKVIIIEIGGNDLIFGKCLSYTEKNIRGIVEDIRNFNKNIKIVFLSIPPTKDTRLNAIVPVLNANIQELSREYNFTYLDLWKYMRDPDLPVIKEEYIRYFGLGKMDKIHFNEKGYEVIGQLVRPLLK
- a CDS encoding MFS transporter; translated protein: MSKPSLPLGKQVAYAIGQLGWSLLINIIGTWLVYFYLPPKDAGIPILIVDTAILVVFNVIGIVSSVGRLWDAVTDPIIANKSDQLNTKWGRRIPFLATGAMPAAVFCALVFMPPDSSASTLNLVWLVGALFLFYLFLTMYVTPYFALIPELGHTPEERLNISTYISVTYFLGIAIASFAPGVWGRLLEEPSLGLNKVQAMQWTLGLFCGFATFCMYFPVFAIDEKKYCESEPSNVPFKEALILTFKNKSFLYFALSDFAYFLSVTILQTGLIYYVTVLLAQEERMQGELMTVLGIFSFVLYPVVNVAARKIGKKPVVLFGFAVFLSLFIFIYFLGEGVPLPKLLQAYMIVIVAAIPMAILGILPNAILADIAELDAIKTGSRREGLFYAGRTLMQKFGQTIAILLFTSLLLLGRDSANPLGIRLTGPVAAFFCFLAIVLFMKYKEKETLEEIERSKVK